From one Anabas testudineus chromosome 21, fAnaTes1.2, whole genome shotgun sequence genomic stretch:
- the zgc:172182 gene encoding coiled-coil domain-containing protein 89 isoform X2, with the protein MLRSRINEQSTLISILKHRADELLVRYQALQTINSDLEDRATDYQEELDCERKKAEILEKRFMDLAANNQAIIAFMEEYKNENVQLKVENKQLQAENDSLFCQKLQDKETVVQNLMQEVQQLRDQYTIKENEYRKTLAGYQAKLLEQATQHKATEASLLDQLHEAQQQEKDATQMCKGLKLNLQNAENEHALKELDMRESLLNLTKEKDKLLSLSMERGQAIQEKQEEILQLETKLKEEKHARAKAEDRFEQEAESVNADVKVKSLRSALDESITKYEELMKDFEALKKHSASLLKQERELNMKLRHMIG; encoded by the exons ATGCTGCGATCCAGGATCAATGAACAGTCCACTTTGATCAGCATcctgaaacacagagcagatgagCTGCTTGTTCGATATCAAGCCCTGCAAACAATCAATTCAGATCTGGAGGACAGAGCAACAGATTACCAGGAAGAACTGGATTGCGAAAGAAAGAAAGCCGAGATTTTGGAAAAAAGATTCATGGATTTAGCTGCCAACAATCAAGCAATTATTGCTTTCATGGAGGAATACAAAAATGAGAATGTCCAGTTAAAggtggaaaacaaacagctccAGGCGGAAAATGATAGTCTTTTCTGCCAAAAATTACAAGATAAAGAAACAGTTGTTCAAAACCTAATGCAAGAAGTCCAGCAGCTGAGAGACCAATACacaattaaagaaaatgaatatCG GAAAACATTAGCTGGATACCAGGCAAAACTTTTGGAACAAGCAACTCAACATAAAGCCACAGAGGCATCCCTACTTGATCAATTGCATGAAGCTCAGCAGCAGGAAAAGGATGCTACACAGATGTGTAAAG GACTGAAGCTGAACCtacaaaatgctgaaaatgaACATGCTTTGAAGGAGCTCGACATGAGAGAAAGCTTATTGAACCTCACCAAAGAAAAGGACAAATTATTATCTCTGTCTATGGAACGAGGGCAAGCAATACAG GAGAAACAAGAGGAAATCCTGCAGCTGGAGACAAaattgaaagaagaaaagcacGCCAGGGCCAAAGCAGAAGATAG GTTTGAACAGGAAGCAGAATCTGTTAATGCAGATGTAAAAGTGAAGTCTCTTCGGTCTGCTCTTGATGAATCAATAACAAAATATGAGGAGCTAATGAAG GATTTTGAAGCCCTGAAAAAGCATAGTGCCAGCCTCCTTAAGCAGGAAAGGGAGTTAAATATGAAACTTCGTCACATGATAGGCTGA
- the LOC113173792 gene encoding ATP synthase subunit beta, mitochondrial-like, with protein MLGSAGRRCCGVLRAFKPGINSLKTITGKHAVVYSGRTYAAPAAQAALANGRIVAVIGAVVDVQFDEGLPPILNALEVAGRDSRLVLEVAQHLGENTVRTIAMDGTEGLVRGQKVLDTGAPIRIPVGPETLGRIMNVIGEPIDERGPITTKLTAPIHAEAPEFTDMSVEQEILVTGIKVVDLLAPYAKGGKIGLFGGAGVGKTVLIMELINNVAKAHGGYSVFAGVGERTREGNDLYHEMIESGVINLKDTTSKVALVYGQMNEPPGARARVALTGLTVAEYFRDQEGQDVLLFIDNIFRFTQAGSEVSALLGRIPSAVGYQPTLATDMGTMQERITTTKKGSITSVQAIYVPADDLTDPAPATTFAHLDATTVLSRAIAELGIYPAVDPLDSTSRIMDPNIVGAEHYDVARGVQKILQDYKSLQDIIAILGMDELSEEDKLTVARARKIQRFLSQPFQVAEVFTGHLGKLVPLKETIKGFKSILAGEYDALPEQAFYMVGPIEEVVQKAEKLAEEHS; from the exons ATGTTGGGCTCTGCGGGACGGCGCTGCTGCGGGGTTTTGCGGGCGTTTAAGCCTGGGATCAACTCCCTGAAGACAATTACTGGCAAGCATGCGGTTGTTTATTCGG GCCGGACGTACGCTGCCCCAGCCGCCCAGGCAGCTCTGGCCAACGGCCGCATAGTGGCTGTGATCGGCGCTGTGGTGGACGTCCAGTTTGATGAAGGCCTCCCTCCTATTCTCAATGCCCTGGAGGTGGCGGGACGCGACAGCAGGCTGGTGCTGGAGGTGGCACAGCATCTCG GTGAAAACACAGTCAGGACTATTGCCATGGATGGTACAGAGGGTCTGGTCCGTGGTCAGAAGGTCCTTGACACAGGAGCCCCTATCAGAATCCCTGTGGGCCCAGAGACCTTGGGCAGGATCATGAATGTCATCGGAGAACCCATTGATGAGAGGGGTCCGATTACAACCAAACT GACTGCTCCTATTCACGCAGAAGCCCCTGAGTTCACTGATATGAGTGTGGAGCAGGAGATCCTGGTTACTGGCATCAAAGTGGTCGATCTGCTGGCCCCATATGCCAAGGGTGGAAAGATTG GTCTCTTTGGTGGTGCTGGTGTGGGCAAGACTGTGTTAATCATGGAGCTGATCAACAATGTGGCCAAGGCTCACGGTGGTTACTCTGTGTTTGCTGGAGTGGGAGAGCGAACCCGTGAGGGAAACGACTTGTACCATGAAATGATTGAGTCTGGTGTGATTAATCTGAAGGACACCACCTCCAAG GTAGCGCTGGTGTACGGCCAGATGAACGAGCCCCCAGGTGCCCGTGCCAGAGTTGCTCTTACCGGACTGACTGTTGCTGAATACTTCCGTGATCAGGAGGGACAGGACGTGCTTCTCTTTATTGACAACATCTTTAGATTCACTCAGGCTGGATCAGAG GTGTCTGCCCTGTTGGGCCGTATCCCCTCTGCTGTGGGTTACCAGCCTACCCTGGCCACTGATATGGGTACAATGCAGGAAAGAATCACCACCACTAAGAAGGGCTCCATCACCTCAGTGCAA GCTATCTATGTGCCTGCTGATGATTTAACTGACCCTGCTCCTGCCACAACTTTTGCTCACTTGGATGCAACAACTGTGTTGTCCCGTGCTATTGCTGAGCTTGGTATCTATCCTGCCGTGGACCCTCTGGATTCCACCTCCCGCATCATGGATCCCAACATTGTTGGAGCTGAACACTACGATGTTGCTCGTGGTGttcaaaaaattcttcag gACTACAAATCATTGCAGGACATCATTGCTATCCTGGGTATGGATGAATTGTCTGAGGAAGACAAACTGACTGTAGCTCGCGCTCGTAAGATCCAGCGTTTCCTGTCTCAGCCCTTCCAGGTAGCAGAGGTCTTTACTGGTCACTTGGGCAAGCTGGTGCCTCTCAAAGAAACTATCAAAGGCTTTAAGAGCATCCTAGCAG GTGAATATGATGCCCTACCAGAGCAGGCTTTCTACATGGTAGGTCCCATTGAAGAAGTAGTCCAAAAGGCAGAGAAACTTGCAGAGGAGCATTCCTAA
- the zgc:172182 gene encoding coiled-coil domain-containing protein 89 isoform X1, translating into MAAPQRNVENLMKVEDNIAEHVESIQSSLEKLLSFSADETTEIEMLRSRINEQSTLISILKHRADELLVRYQALQTINSDLEDRATDYQEELDCERKKAEILEKRFMDLAANNQAIIAFMEEYKNENVQLKVENKQLQAENDSLFCQKLQDKETVVQNLMQEVQQLRDQYTIKENEYRKTLAGYQAKLLEQATQHKATEASLLDQLHEAQQQEKDATQMCKGLKLNLQNAENEHALKELDMRESLLNLTKEKDKLLSLSMERGQAIQEKQEEILQLETKLKEEKHARAKAEDRFEQEAESVNADVKVKSLRSALDESITKYEELMKDFEALKKHSASLLKQERELNMKLRHMIG; encoded by the exons ATGGCAGCTCCACAGAGAAATGTAGAAAACTTAATGAAGGTGGAGGACAACATAGCAGAG CATGTGGAGAGTATTCAGAGCTCACTGGAGAAACTTCTCAGTTTTTCTGCAGACGAAACGACAGAGATAGAGATGCTGCGATCCAGGATCAATGAACAGTCCACTTTGATCAGCATcctgaaacacagagcagatgagCTGCTTGTTCGATATCAAGCCCTGCAAACAATCAATTCAGATCTGGAGGACAGAGCAACAGATTACCAGGAAGAACTGGATTGCGAAAGAAAGAAAGCCGAGATTTTGGAAAAAAGATTCATGGATTTAGCTGCCAACAATCAAGCAATTATTGCTTTCATGGAGGAATACAAAAATGAGAATGTCCAGTTAAAggtggaaaacaaacagctccAGGCGGAAAATGATAGTCTTTTCTGCCAAAAATTACAAGATAAAGAAACAGTTGTTCAAAACCTAATGCAAGAAGTCCAGCAGCTGAGAGACCAATACacaattaaagaaaatgaatatCG GAAAACATTAGCTGGATACCAGGCAAAACTTTTGGAACAAGCAACTCAACATAAAGCCACAGAGGCATCCCTACTTGATCAATTGCATGAAGCTCAGCAGCAGGAAAAGGATGCTACACAGATGTGTAAAG GACTGAAGCTGAACCtacaaaatgctgaaaatgaACATGCTTTGAAGGAGCTCGACATGAGAGAAAGCTTATTGAACCTCACCAAAGAAAAGGACAAATTATTATCTCTGTCTATGGAACGAGGGCAAGCAATACAG GAGAAACAAGAGGAAATCCTGCAGCTGGAGACAAaattgaaagaagaaaagcacGCCAGGGCCAAAGCAGAAGATAG GTTTGAACAGGAAGCAGAATCTGTTAATGCAGATGTAAAAGTGAAGTCTCTTCGGTCTGCTCTTGATGAATCAATAACAAAATATGAGGAGCTAATGAAG GATTTTGAAGCCCTGAAAAAGCATAGTGCCAGCCTCCTTAAGCAGGAAAGGGAGTTAAATATGAAACTTCGTCACATGATAGGCTGA